The following proteins come from a genomic window of Candidatus Methylacidiphilales bacterium:
- a CDS encoding cyclic nucleotide-binding domain-containing protein: protein MELQPGDFVFHEGEISNVFYVIDHGSVEIIKDADSAAPTLIATLRDDDFFGEMSMLECLKRCASARCATAVKLYALHSTDLHKLYHRWPDQYAIVILNIARDLSRRLHALDDIFAARAH, encoded by the coding sequence GTGGAACTTCAACCCGGCGACTTCGTCTTTCACGAAGGCGAAATCAGCAATGTCTTTTATGTCATCGACCACGGAAGCGTCGAAATCATCAAGGACGCCGATTCCGCAGCCCCGACGCTCATCGCGACGCTACGCGATGACGATTTTTTCGGTGAAATGAGCATGCTGGAATGCCTGAAACGTTGCGCCTCGGCGCGCTGTGCGACTGCCGTCAAGTTATACGCCCTACACAGCACCGACCTGCACAAGCTCTACCATCGCTGGCCGGACCAATACGCGATTGTGATCCTGAACATCGCGCGCGACCTCTCCCGCCGCCTCCACGCCCTGGACGATATCTTCGCCGCCCGCGCGCATTAA